Proteins encoded within one genomic window of Dermatophilus congolensis:
- a CDS encoding TenA family protein, whose translation MDSTVTQQWWQDTATIRAEIDRLPFLNALADGTLEHSIFVEYLAQDAHYLRDYGRVMAMLSAIAPTRKASVFWATTAAESLETEQLLHDSHLSYITAESFPAPSPTCVMYTSFLLAEATRGNYATLSAAVLPCFCVYDDVGRRLAARVRATRPHETDLAWHPYGDWISTYEDDAFSASAANASALVNEAAITATAAVRARMREVYIMATRCEWMFWQAAWRQERWPV comes from the coding sequence ATGGACTCCACTGTTACCCAACAATGGTGGCAAGACACCGCTACCATCCGCGCAGAAATCGACCGGTTACCCTTCCTCAACGCCCTGGCCGATGGCACCCTTGAACACAGCATTTTTGTGGAATACCTCGCCCAAGACGCGCACTATTTACGCGACTACGGCCGAGTCATGGCGATGCTGTCAGCGATAGCACCTACCAGGAAAGCCTCCGTTTTTTGGGCCACAACAGCTGCAGAGTCTCTCGAGACTGAACAGCTTCTACACGACTCACATTTGTCCTACATCACTGCAGAAAGCTTCCCCGCACCCTCGCCCACGTGCGTGATGTACACGAGCTTCCTCCTGGCTGAAGCAACCCGTGGAAACTACGCAACTCTATCAGCAGCTGTGCTTCCTTGCTTCTGCGTCTATGACGATGTCGGTCGCAGACTCGCCGCGCGCGTGCGCGCAACGCGACCTCATGAGACGGATCTTGCTTGGCATCCTTACGGCGATTGGATCAGCACCTACGAAGATGATGCTTTCAGCGCCTCTGCTGCGAATGCCTCAGCTTTAGTGAATGAAGCTGCAATAACAGCCACCGCAGCAGTACGTGCGCGCATGCGCGAGGTCTACATCATGGCTACTCGATGTGAATGGATGTTTTGGCAAGCAGCTTGGCGGCAAGAACGGTGGCCGGTCTAA
- the thiE gene encoding thiamine phosphate synthase, whose amino-acid sequence MTRPDLSVYLVTDTTMAGSRRLHDIVQEAVAGGVTIVQIRDPHAEDRAFTELARSVVHALTGTGIPVILNDRVHLVAATGADGAHVGQSDMPVTEARTILGPDAILGLSITRPEDLAAAMNKGPEALTQLDYIGVGPIRDTTTKPGHAPATGLATLADIMAKSPWPGVAIGGITAADAPAVHEAGAHGLCVVSAIMNAPNPHSAAKELAAAWHTATH is encoded by the coding sequence ATGACCCGCCCCGACCTATCCGTCTACCTTGTCACTGACACCACAATGGCCGGTTCACGGCGCCTGCACGACATCGTTCAAGAGGCCGTCGCAGGCGGGGTAACCATTGTTCAAATACGTGACCCTCACGCTGAAGACCGTGCCTTTACTGAACTTGCCCGCAGTGTTGTGCACGCACTCACCGGCACCGGCATACCCGTCATCCTCAATGACCGTGTACACCTCGTTGCCGCCACCGGAGCAGACGGCGCCCACGTCGGACAATCCGACATGCCTGTCACCGAAGCGCGCACCATCCTGGGCCCCGACGCCATCCTCGGCTTGTCCATCACCCGCCCTGAAGATCTGGCCGCCGCCATGAACAAAGGTCCCGAGGCACTGACCCAACTCGACTACATCGGCGTAGGACCCATCCGCGACACCACCACCAAACCAGGACACGCACCAGCCACCGGTCTGGCCACACTCGCCGACATCATGGCCAAATCCCCGTGGCCTGGCGTAGCCATCGGCGGAATCACCGCAGCCGATGCCCCGGCCGTCCACGAAGCCGGAGCACACGGACTATGCGTCGTCAGCGCCATCATGAACGCGCCCAACCCGCACTCAGCTGCAAAAGAACTCGCCGCCGCCTGGCACACAGCCACCCACTAA
- the thiD gene encoding bifunctional hydroxymethylpyrimidine kinase/phosphomethylpyrimidine kinase: MNTHPTALTIAGSDPSGGAGIQADLKTFSALGAYGSTIITALTAQNTCKVTDVHPVPADFIRAQFDTLTSDLHIDSIKIGMLATPAIADEVTDLLATYQKTRARQQQPPAYIVLDPVMVATSGDSLMAPNTLEALKRLIPLADVITPNLPEAATLLNTTPATTIEAMRHQATALLDLGTTAVMLKGGHLITNTSDTTVDVFTDATGTSELTGPAIATTNTHGTGCSLSSALAALRPQQSDWHTTAEHAKTWLTHALEHADALDIGNGHGPVHHFHAWWN; the protein is encoded by the coding sequence ATGAACACCCACCCAACCGCACTGACAATCGCTGGCTCTGACCCCTCTGGCGGCGCAGGAATCCAAGCCGACCTCAAAACTTTCTCGGCTCTAGGCGCTTACGGAAGCACCATCATCACCGCGCTCACCGCCCAAAACACCTGCAAAGTCACCGACGTACACCCCGTACCCGCCGACTTCATCCGCGCCCAATTCGACACTCTCACCAGCGATCTACACATCGACAGCATCAAAATCGGCATGCTCGCCACCCCAGCCATCGCCGATGAAGTCACAGACCTACTGGCCACCTACCAAAAAACCCGGGCCCGCCAACAACAGCCCCCCGCCTACATCGTTCTCGATCCCGTCATGGTCGCCACCAGCGGAGACAGCCTCATGGCCCCCAACACTCTGGAGGCACTCAAACGCCTCATACCCCTGGCCGACGTCATCACCCCCAACTTGCCCGAAGCAGCCACCCTGCTCAACACCACCCCTGCAACCACTATCGAAGCCATGCGGCACCAAGCAACCGCTCTGCTAGACCTGGGCACCACCGCCGTCATGCTCAAGGGCGGCCACCTCATCACTAACACCAGCGACACCACCGTCGACGTCTTCACCGACGCAACCGGAACCAGCGAACTGACTGGACCAGCCATAGCAACAACCAATACCCACGGCACAGGGTGCAGCCTCTCCTCGGCTCTAGCAGCTCTTCGCCCCCAGCAATCCGACTGGCATACCACCGCGGAACACGCCAAAACATGGCTTACCCACGCCCTCGAACACGCAGACGCCCTCGACATCGGCAACGGCCACGGCCCCGTGCATCACTTTCACGCCTGGTGGAACTAA
- a CDS encoding Cys-Gln thioester bond-forming surface protein, with protein sequence MSITTNARAITTSKRAIAALSIAAAMVGMNSQFAPHAHAAEATATDNTATFLQALGNGNQYILQDKAMNEAVAPLILQLRGDDSGQEIYAYCIEVDTPILDSIAGVRGAYSAQDWETYTSQAKTAERRASWSANKHKVLWLLANSYPQKPAREVFASLGMELPTYADGSTYSEKDLNRAMRDATQLAIWHFANGIDLSDNWIDEANHTRIGRFADGSQIDIYEAYQRLIERAEKAPVVENVTPSIFFQNANSTNVAGNVFKPLTLKSTAPANVNVSLPEGATLTVSGKEYTGDVKLTAVTDGTTMQLAVPSSAAAGSVEISADAQGQPSPVGTVWYAKGSQSLITAKAVTQHVMAKTTINWTAEPAAPAPVEPTTPAPTAPVTPAPVVPTTPAPVQPTTPAPAPVVPTTPAAPAPVEPTAPTTPAPSTPAPAAPRKEKNRAEQPKKVRKAATPMVTRTFQVDRYMPQNAVQARGVAALDNDGVLKYREDKFMWGRSAWQIVTVTVPANASHADIMKAINAKTSAKIGDVNTASKLASSAAGRTHVIAWELGKGATAKNAWGTAKKTVQKFFARG encoded by the coding sequence ATGAGCATCACCACCAACGCACGAGCCATCACCACCAGCAAACGCGCTATCGCCGCCCTAAGCATCGCCGCAGCCATGGTCGGCATGAACAGCCAATTCGCACCCCACGCTCACGCTGCCGAAGCCACCGCCACAGACAACACCGCCACGTTCCTCCAAGCACTCGGCAACGGCAACCAGTACATCCTTCAAGACAAAGCAATGAACGAGGCTGTCGCACCACTGATCCTGCAGCTGCGTGGCGATGACTCCGGCCAGGAAATCTACGCCTACTGCATCGAAGTCGACACCCCAATCCTGGACAGCATCGCCGGCGTCCGTGGCGCCTACTCCGCACAAGACTGGGAAACCTACACCTCACAAGCAAAAACCGCCGAGCGTCGCGCTTCCTGGTCTGCAAACAAACACAAAGTCCTGTGGCTCCTGGCTAACTCCTACCCCCAAAAGCCTGCACGTGAGGTTTTCGCCTCACTCGGCATGGAACTACCCACCTACGCCGACGGCAGCACCTACAGCGAAAAAGACCTCAACCGCGCCATGCGCGACGCCACCCAGCTGGCTATCTGGCACTTCGCGAACGGTATTGACCTCTCCGACAACTGGATCGACGAGGCAAACCACACCCGCATCGGACGTTTCGCCGACGGCAGCCAGATCGACATTTACGAGGCCTACCAGCGTCTGATCGAGCGCGCCGAAAAAGCTCCCGTCGTCGAGAACGTCACTCCCTCAATCTTCTTCCAAAACGCAAACAGCACCAACGTCGCTGGCAACGTATTCAAACCCCTCACCCTCAAATCCACTGCACCCGCCAACGTCAACGTCTCTCTGCCCGAAGGCGCGACCCTTACCGTCTCGGGCAAGGAATACACCGGAGACGTCAAACTCACCGCAGTCACCGATGGCACCACGATGCAGCTAGCAGTTCCAAGCAGCGCTGCCGCAGGATCAGTGGAAATCTCAGCCGATGCCCAAGGACAGCCTTCACCAGTTGGAACAGTCTGGTACGCCAAGGGCAGCCAGTCCCTCATCACAGCCAAGGCAGTAACACAACACGTCATGGCAAAAACCACGATTAACTGGACCGCAGAACCAGCTGCTCCTGCTCCAGTTGAGCCAACCACTCCGGCACCGACTGCCCCTGTCACCCCAGCACCAGTTGTTCCTACAACACCGGCACCGGTCCAGCCCACCACCCCAGCACCGGCACCAGTTGTGCCAACCACCCCGGCTGCCCCTGCTCCGGTCGAGCCCACCGCCCCGACCACTCCTGCTCCTTCCACCCCGGCACCAGCAGCCCCACGCAAGGAAAAAAACCGCGCCGAACAGCCCAAGAAGGTTCGTAAAGCAGCCACCCCGATGGTGACTCGCACCTTCCAGGTTGACCGCTACATGCCACAGAACGCGGTCCAGGCACGTGGTGTCGCCGCTTTGGATAACGACGGTGTACTGAAGTACCGCGAGGACAAGTTCATGTGGGGCCGCTCTGCCTGGCAGATCGTCACTGTCACGGTGCCAGCCAACGCTAGCCACGCTGACATCATGAAAGCGATCAACGCCAAAACCAGCGCGAAGATCGGCGACGTCAACACCGCAAGCAAGCTGGCTTCCTCTGCTGCAGGACGCACCCACGTCATCGCATGGGAGCTTGGTAAGGGCGCCACTGCTAAGAACGCGTGGGGCACCGCTAAGAAGACGGTGCAGAAATTCTTTGCCCGAGGCTGA